From Nevskiales bacterium:
ATCGAGGGCGTCCGTGCGGTGGTGCTGGCGATGCCGGATTTCGAGGCCAAGCGCATCGCCACGCAGCAGCTGCGCAAGCGCGGCTATCGCGGGCACATCGTGGCGACCAGCAATTTCCCGGACGAGGCGCGCGCGCTGATGGAGGCGGGCGCCAACCATACGGCCAACAGCTTCTACGAGGTGGGGGCGGGCCTGGCCAGCCATATCTGCGAGGACTGGGCCGAGAAGAAGGCCGAGGACACCCCTGCTTGACAATACGAACGATCGTGCTATAAATGAATCATGCGTAAAGGCGAACAAACCCGCCAGGCCATCCTCGACCAGGCTGCGCGCGTGGCCAGCCGGGTGGGGCTGGCCGGCCTGACCATCGGCACCCTGGCCGAACAAACCGGGCTGTCCAAGAGCGGACTGTTTGCGCATTTCCAGTCCAAGGAGGCGCTGCAGCTGGAAGTGCTCAAGCACGCCAGCGAGCGCTTCATTGACCTCGTGATCCGGCCGGCGCTGGCCGCGCCGCGCGGCGAGGCGCGCCTGCGCGAGCTGTTCGAGCGCTGGCTGACCTGGTGCAGCGGCGATGCGCTGCCCGGCGGCTGCCTGTTCTTCGCGGCCGCGGCCGAGCTGGACGACCAGCCCGGCCCGGTGCGCGACCGGCTGGTGCGCGACCAGCAGGATCTCCTGGACTCGATCGTGCAGATGTTTCGCGGCGGGGTGACGGAAGGGCAGTTCCGCGCCGACGCCGATGCCGAGCAGTTTGCGCACGAGCTGCAGAGCCAGATGCTCGGCTACAGCTACTACTGCCGCCTGATGAAAGATCCCGCCGCGGAACGGCGGACGCGCAAGGCCTTCGAGACCCTGCTCGCGGCCGTCCGGCGCCCGCACTAACCCACCCCGAAGAAGGAGATGTGCCATGCCCCAAGCCAGCAAGGTTTCACCTAAAAATAGCACGATCGTTCGTCCTTATAAGAATGCCACCGCCGCCGCCCTGCGCCATGGCTTCGGTACGCTCGAGCGCCTGGCACCCGGACTCGGCGCCCTGTGGGCGGAACGGCTGTGGTTTGCGCGCCCGCCGCTGCCGCCCGGCGCGCTGGCGCCGCCGGACGGATTGCCGCCGGGCGCGGCCTTCGAACTGGAGTTGCCGAGCGGCGTACTGCGCGGGCAGAGCTGGGGGCAGGGTCCCAACGCCTATCTGGTGCACGGCTGGGGTGGCTGGGGCCTGCAGCTGTCCGGCTTCATTGCGCCGCTGCTGAAGGCGGGTTTTCGCGTGATCAGCTTCGACATGC
This genomic window contains:
- a CDS encoding TetR/AcrR family transcriptional regulator, whose translation is MRKGEQTRQAILDQAARVASRVGLAGLTIGTLAEQTGLSKSGLFAHFQSKEALQLEVLKHASERFIDLVIRPALAAPRGEARLRELFERWLTWCSGDALPGGCLFFAAAAELDDQPGPVRDRLVRDQQDLLDSIVQMFRGGVTEGQFRADADAEQFAHELQSQMLGYSYYCRLMKDPAAERRTRKAFETLLAAVRRPH